Genomic segment of candidate division KSB1 bacterium:
GTAGTCGTTTAAGATAAACGCCCACCATGGCTTTGCGGTATTGCGGCGAAAAATGCACGTTACGGTATGGCTGCACTTGCTCCATCACCTCATTGCTGATATTTTCGATTAACTGGGGGGTCAACTGATCGCCTTTGAATGGGTCGGTAATTTCATCATAAATAAACGGCGTGGTTCCGGTGCCGGTGACCGCGATTTTCAATTCGTCGATTGTTTGTTCGGTCAAACGCAGTGCAACGGCGGTTCCCAGCACAGGATAATCCATTGAATCGCGAATTCTTAATTTGCGATAAGCAGTTTTAAGCTGTTGAGATTTTTTGGGAAGCGAAATTTGGGTTAGGATTTCCTCGGGCAATTTTAGATTGCGGGTGATACCGTCGTGGGTGAAAAATTTTGTTGAATGCACAATTCGCTCGCCTTCGGGACCCGCCAAATGGAAAGAAGCATCGAGAACCATAAAAACAGGCGCCAGATCACCGGAATAAGTTGCGTAGCAGATCTCCTTTTGGGGAATGACCAAACAATCATCACCGTCTGCCTTCAGGCAAAAGCCTTTGGATTCACGCCATAAGAAGGACTGATTGAAAAACCAGCAGCGGGTATCCAGCAAAATGTTCCCGCCAACTGTAGCCGATTCCCGCAACAAAGGTGTTGCGATAACATGTGCGGCCTGTGAAAGGGCTGGAAAATTTTTGTTGATTGTTTGATTCTTTTCGATCTCAACCAAGGTTACCATGGAGCCGATTTTTTCATCTGAAACCTCGAACAGCTCTTTGATTCCCGACAAACTTATCACATGCTTTCGATTGCTTAACCGGTTCTTATAATTCGGCAGAACATCTGTGCCTCCTGCGATAAAATCAAAATCGCCATCACTTTTCCGGGCGATGGTTTGCGCTTCATCTAAAGTGGCAGGCTGGTGATATTTGAATTGTGGTAAAATCATCGACTTAGTTATTTTTATTCGTGATTCCTTTAGGCGCAATCGACATTATTTTGTCGATTATAGCGTCATCCTTGGGTAAAATATCAACTCCCGGCAGCCGTGGAACCAGAATGGCCCAATTAGGGTCTT
This window contains:
- a CDS encoding FAD binding domain-containing protein, which encodes MILPQFKYHQPATLDEAQTIARKSDGDFDFIAGGTDVLPNYKNRLSNRKHVISLSGIKELFEVSDEKIGSMVTLVEIEKNQTINKNFPALSQAAHVIATPLLRESATVGGNILLDTRCWFFNQSFLWRESKGFCLKADGDDCLVIPQKEICYATYSGDLAPVFMVLDASFHLAGPEGERIVHSTKFFTHDGITRNLKLPEEILTQISLPKKSQQLKTAYRKLRIRDSMDYPVLGTAVALRLTEQTIDELKIAVTGTGTTPFIYDEITDPFKGDQLTPQLIENISNEVMEQVQPYRNVHFSPQYRKAMVGVYLKRLLTELSADSN